One segment of Hemitrygon akajei chromosome 15, sHemAka1.3, whole genome shotgun sequence DNA contains the following:
- the sil1 gene encoding nucleotide exchange factor SIL1 isoform X1, whose translation MVGRIVPVMYWVKSASRGSFLRTYSFDHHTRSRATSRRVSMVVGILTMELFDLNLVLLLISTQCFSSIWSEISQQPKVSALTVLEQTEENAGNVEDAKVEDDLDPEDMEVFYPTNKWQMIKPGQAIPAGLHVRLNLETGENEAKIPDDDSENGGLKYWKQGTRQGMVNTNSKSFTAKELKRALKLMKQEGNIEIEEDYEVKVRKTFRPMKELMKDLEAMNVVMETDMEIINKLISKFNNTIATLEEKIGALYDLEYYVHQVDNANHLVSTGGLQIVINALNATEPPIREHAAFVLGSMLSGNPKVQIEAMEAGSLQKLLVLLATDNPVLVKKKALFALASLLRHFPFAQQQFLKLGGLQVLRQLFQARGTESLHVRMMTLLYDLVLEKKLIQEERDSTAQQKEKYRQYKEINLLQLMLEHGWCALVPKLLTSTEHDTREKVLTTMSLMMAACRNEYQAFQDLNALLVMLQSEYEKLAAEERREGEQDGYFLGLLNSVNGIIEKLG comes from the exons ATGGTAGGGAGGATTGTGCCTGTAATGTACTGGGTAAAGTCAGCTTCTAGGGGCAGCTTTTTACGTACCTACTCATTTGATCACCATACCAGATCACGAGCAACCAGTAGGAGAGTTTCCATG GTTGTGGGAATTCTGACAATGGAACTTTTCGATTTGAACCTGGTGTTGCTGCTGATTTCTACACAGTGCTTCTCTTCCATTTGGAGTGAGATTAGCCAACAGCCG AAAGTGTCTGCTCTCACGGTTCTGGAACAGACAGAAGAGAACGCTGGAAATGTAGAGGATGCAAAAGTGGAGGATGATCTGGACCCTGAAGACATGGAGGTCTTTTACCCAACTAATAAATGGCAAATGATTAAACCAG GTCAAGCGATTCCTGCAGGTCTACATGTTCGGTTAAACTTGGAGACCGGGGAAAATGAAGCAAAAATCCCAGATGATGACAGTGAAAATGGTGGTCTCAAGTATTGGAAACAAGGAACCAG GCAGGGAATGGTGAATACAAACTCCAAATCTTTCACAGCCAAGGAACTGAAAAGGGCCCTGAAGTTAATGAAACAAGAAGGCAACATAGAGATTGAGGAG GATTACGAGGTGAAGGTGAGGAAGACCTTCCGCCCAATGAAAGAGTTGATGAAAGACCTTGAAGCAATGAATGTAGTGATGGAGACTGATATGGAAATAATCAATAaactcatcagcaaatttaataataCCATTGCAACACTGGAGGAGAAAATTGGAGCTCTTTATGACCTGGAATATTATGTCCATCAG GTGGACAATGCCAATCACCTGGTATCCACTGGTGGGTTGCAAATTGTGATCAACGCCTTAAATGCCACTGAGCCCCCAATTCGGGAACATGCTGCCTTTGTCTTGGGATCCATGTTGTCAGG aaatCCAAAAGTTCAGATTGAAGCAATGGAAGCTGGGAGTTTGCAGAAATTATTAGTACTGTTGGCTACTGACAATCCTGTGCTCGTGAAAAAGAAG GCTCTCTTTGCATTGGCATCATTATTACGACACTTTCCCTTTGCACAACAACAGTTTCTAAAACTTGGCGGCCTTCAAGTACTGCGGCAACTTTTTCAGGCAAGGGGAACGGAGTCCTTGCATGTTCGAATGATGACTCTGCTATATGACTTGGTCTTGGAGAAG AAGCTCATCCAAGAAGAGAGAGACAGTACTGCACAGCAGAAGGAGAAATATCGACAATATAAGGAGATTAACTTGCTGCAACTCATGCTGGAACACGGCTGGTGTGCACTGGTTCCAAAGCTCCTGACATCGACCGAACATGACACAAGGGAGAAGGTGTTAACGACCATGAGTCTTATGATGGCTGCCTGCAGGAATGAGTACCAGGCTTTTCAGGACCTGAATGCCTTACTGGTCATGCTCCAATCAGAGTACGAGAAGCTGGCCGCTGAAGAGCGGAGAGAAGGGGAGCAAGATGGTTACTTCCTAGGACTTTTGAACTCTGTCAATGGCATCATTGAAAAGCTGGGATGA
- the sil1 gene encoding nucleotide exchange factor SIL1 isoform X2 has translation MELFDLNLVLLLISTQCFSSIWSEISQQPKVSALTVLEQTEENAGNVEDAKVEDDLDPEDMEVFYPTNKWQMIKPGQAIPAGLHVRLNLETGENEAKIPDDDSENGGLKYWKQGTRQGMVNTNSKSFTAKELKRALKLMKQEGNIEIEEDYEVKVRKTFRPMKELMKDLEAMNVVMETDMEIINKLISKFNNTIATLEEKIGALYDLEYYVHQVDNANHLVSTGGLQIVINALNATEPPIREHAAFVLGSMLSGNPKVQIEAMEAGSLQKLLVLLATDNPVLVKKKALFALASLLRHFPFAQQQFLKLGGLQVLRQLFQARGTESLHVRMMTLLYDLVLEKKLIQEERDSTAQQKEKYRQYKEINLLQLMLEHGWCALVPKLLTSTEHDTREKVLTTMSLMMAACRNEYQAFQDLNALLVMLQSEYEKLAAEERREGEQDGYFLGLLNSVNGIIEKLG, from the exons ATGGAACTTTTCGATTTGAACCTGGTGTTGCTGCTGATTTCTACACAGTGCTTCTCTTCCATTTGGAGTGAGATTAGCCAACAGCCG AAAGTGTCTGCTCTCACGGTTCTGGAACAGACAGAAGAGAACGCTGGAAATGTAGAGGATGCAAAAGTGGAGGATGATCTGGACCCTGAAGACATGGAGGTCTTTTACCCAACTAATAAATGGCAAATGATTAAACCAG GTCAAGCGATTCCTGCAGGTCTACATGTTCGGTTAAACTTGGAGACCGGGGAAAATGAAGCAAAAATCCCAGATGATGACAGTGAAAATGGTGGTCTCAAGTATTGGAAACAAGGAACCAG GCAGGGAATGGTGAATACAAACTCCAAATCTTTCACAGCCAAGGAACTGAAAAGGGCCCTGAAGTTAATGAAACAAGAAGGCAACATAGAGATTGAGGAG GATTACGAGGTGAAGGTGAGGAAGACCTTCCGCCCAATGAAAGAGTTGATGAAAGACCTTGAAGCAATGAATGTAGTGATGGAGACTGATATGGAAATAATCAATAaactcatcagcaaatttaataataCCATTGCAACACTGGAGGAGAAAATTGGAGCTCTTTATGACCTGGAATATTATGTCCATCAG GTGGACAATGCCAATCACCTGGTATCCACTGGTGGGTTGCAAATTGTGATCAACGCCTTAAATGCCACTGAGCCCCCAATTCGGGAACATGCTGCCTTTGTCTTGGGATCCATGTTGTCAGG aaatCCAAAAGTTCAGATTGAAGCAATGGAAGCTGGGAGTTTGCAGAAATTATTAGTACTGTTGGCTACTGACAATCCTGTGCTCGTGAAAAAGAAG GCTCTCTTTGCATTGGCATCATTATTACGACACTTTCCCTTTGCACAACAACAGTTTCTAAAACTTGGCGGCCTTCAAGTACTGCGGCAACTTTTTCAGGCAAGGGGAACGGAGTCCTTGCATGTTCGAATGATGACTCTGCTATATGACTTGGTCTTGGAGAAG AAGCTCATCCAAGAAGAGAGAGACAGTACTGCACAGCAGAAGGAGAAATATCGACAATATAAGGAGATTAACTTGCTGCAACTCATGCTGGAACACGGCTGGTGTGCACTGGTTCCAAAGCTCCTGACATCGACCGAACATGACACAAGGGAGAAGGTGTTAACGACCATGAGTCTTATGATGGCTGCCTGCAGGAATGAGTACCAGGCTTTTCAGGACCTGAATGCCTTACTGGTCATGCTCCAATCAGAGTACGAGAAGCTGGCCGCTGAAGAGCGGAGAGAAGGGGAGCAAGATGGTTACTTCCTAGGACTTTTGAACTCTGTCAATGGCATCATTGAAAAGCTGGGATGA